A section of the Streptomyces sp. CG1 genome encodes:
- a CDS encoding MFS transporter: MLSTSIEAKVSARTVLLAANLGSALTQATVAAVLLTGCYALLPVASLEFLNGVLAAFTTPALRGVVPQLVDQDQLRHANAMLGSVRSATKILGPSLGGVIVVTAGSGMALAFDALTYLLAAVCLARLPLTGALPKPRSVTLRSDIRDGWSEFRRIRWVWIGTVSFCVINLVQTGTWQILGPTLTKQLSGETTWGFMLSARGIGLLAASALLYRLTITHLLRLGQLASSLTALPLLALGTRMDTPWLITAALIAGLGMSITGIAWETSLHEHVPQHVLSRVASYNDLLSYLTIPIGQLGVAPLTHAMGGYRLAAIAGAVSATAAVTPLASTTVRRLRAHGHPQTNTPSQSARDLRIGKRSGGPP, from the coding sequence TTGCTGAGCACGAGCATCGAGGCGAAGGTTTCGGCCAGGACGGTGCTGCTGGCCGCCAACCTCGGCTCGGCACTCACCCAGGCCACTGTCGCCGCCGTCCTGCTCACGGGCTGTTACGCCCTACTCCCCGTGGCCTCGCTGGAATTCCTCAATGGCGTGCTCGCCGCCTTCACCACCCCGGCGCTGCGCGGCGTGGTGCCTCAGCTGGTCGACCAGGACCAGCTGAGGCACGCGAACGCCATGCTGGGCTCGGTCCGCAGCGCGACGAAGATCCTCGGGCCGAGCCTCGGAGGCGTCATCGTCGTCACCGCGGGCAGCGGCATGGCCCTCGCCTTCGACGCCCTGACCTATCTCCTCGCAGCGGTATGCCTGGCCCGACTCCCCCTTACCGGCGCACTGCCCAAGCCGCGCTCGGTCACTCTGCGGTCCGACATCCGCGACGGCTGGAGCGAGTTCCGGCGCATTCGATGGGTGTGGATCGGCACCGTGTCCTTCTGCGTGATCAACCTCGTCCAGACCGGAACCTGGCAGATCCTGGGCCCCACCCTCACCAAACAGCTCAGCGGCGAGACGACATGGGGATTCATGCTCAGCGCCCGCGGCATCGGACTGCTGGCGGCCAGCGCGCTGCTCTACCGCCTCACGATCACCCACCTGCTGCGCCTCGGCCAGCTGGCCAGCTCGCTCACCGCCCTGCCCCTGCTCGCCCTCGGCACCCGGATGGACACCCCTTGGCTGATCACAGCCGCCCTGATCGCCGGTCTCGGCATGTCCATCACCGGCATCGCCTGGGAGACGTCACTACACGAACACGTCCCCCAACACGTGCTCTCCCGCGTCGCGTCCTACAACGACCTGCTCTCCTACCTCACCATCCCCATAGGCCAACTCGGCGTCGCACCCCTCACCCACGCCATGGGCGGCTACCGCCTCGCCGCCATCGCCGGCGCCGTCTCCGCCACCGCAGCCGTGACCCCGCTGGCCTCCACCACCGTGCGCCGACTACGCGCGCACGGACATCCACAGACCAACACGCCGTCCCAGTCTGCTCGGGATCTTCGAATCGGAAAGCGGAGTGGGGGGCCTCCGTAG
- a CDS encoding MarR family winged helix-turn-helix transcriptional regulator yields MPEREIPVGTMDDVDAVTRAVLTASRLLVAVSARSLAEVEERVTLPQFRMLVVLSTRGETKLVALAELLQVAPSTAMRMVDRLIAAGLADRKANPANRRETLLTVTEEGRRTVEEVTARRRAEIAGIVERLRPTERLALVEALNAFNEAGGEPLAPAADAPEPHPLGWIVEGAMAHDA; encoded by the coding sequence ATGCCGGAGCGCGAGATCCCCGTGGGAACCATGGACGACGTTGATGCTGTCACCCGGGCGGTCCTGACCGCGTCCCGGCTGCTGGTAGCGGTCTCCGCCCGTTCCCTCGCCGAGGTCGAGGAGCGTGTGACCCTGCCGCAGTTCCGGATGCTGGTCGTGCTGTCCACCCGGGGGGAGACCAAGCTGGTCGCGCTCGCAGAGCTGCTCCAGGTGGCCCCCTCCACCGCCATGCGCATGGTCGACCGGCTCATCGCCGCTGGGCTCGCCGACCGCAAGGCCAATCCCGCCAACCGTCGCGAGACCCTGCTGACAGTGACCGAGGAAGGCCGGCGCACCGTCGAGGAAGTCACCGCCCGGCGTCGAGCCGAGATCGCCGGCATCGTCGAACGGCTCCGCCCGACCGAGCGCCTCGCGCTCGTCGAGGCGCTCAACGCCTTCAATGAGGCGGGAGGCGAGCCTTTGGCCCCTGCGGCGGACGCCCCGGAGCCGCACCCGCTCGGCTGGATCGTTGAGGGAGCGATGGCGCACGACGCCTGA
- a CDS encoding flavodoxin family protein, whose amino-acid sequence MTASSPATDAPPARYDDLRALVINCTLKRSPETSNTQGLIDRSTAILDAQGVHVDVVRAVDHDIATGVWPDMTEHGWETDAWPDLYQQVMKADILVLAGPIWLGELLHLARVLKDLGGIPAYGNQRTGWDAGCHRDYENPEHR is encoded by the coding sequence GTGACTGCTTCGTCGCCCGCCACCGACGCACCGCCGGCCCGGTACGACGACTTGCGTGCCCTGGTGATCAACTGCACCCTCAAGCGCTCGCCGGAGACCAGCAACACTCAGGGGCTCATCGACCGGAGCACCGCGATCCTGGACGCCCAGGGAGTGCATGTCGATGTCGTCCGGGCCGTGGACCACGACATCGCCACCGGGGTATGGCCCGACATGACGGAACACGGCTGGGAGACGGACGCGTGGCCGGACCTGTACCAGCAGGTGATGAAGGCCGACATCCTCGTCCTGGCCGGCCCGATCTGGCTGGGCGAATTGCTGCACCTGGCACGGGTTCTGAAGGACCTCGGCGGCATTCCCGCCTACGGCAACCAGCGCACCGGCTGGGACGCCGGCTGCCACCGCGACTACGAGAACCCCGAACACCGGTAG
- a CDS encoding SPW repeat protein, whose protein sequence is MSYPRHSAVFRAPESTGMKAGREAATTSNPAAVVDGFMLLAGIYAAVSPWVIHFYRTNPNLTANNLIMGLGVALLAIETPLAPQRMHRFAWTMVPLGIWLILSPTVVTASHGVSPGIVWSNTCAGGAVCLLGRIAANLAADASR, encoded by the coding sequence ATGTCGTATCCACGCCACTCGGCCGTATTCCGTGCGCCTGAATCGACCGGGATGAAGGCTGGCCGCGAGGCCGCGACCACAAGCAACCCGGCAGCCGTCGTTGACGGGTTCATGCTGCTGGCCGGCATCTATGCGGCGGTCTCACCCTGGGTGATCCACTTCTACAGGACGAACCCCAATCTCACGGCGAACAACCTGATCATGGGGCTCGGCGTCGCCCTTCTCGCTATCGAAACCCCCCTCGCGCCACAGCGGATGCACCGATTCGCATGGACCATGGTGCCGCTCGGCATCTGGCTGATTCTCTCCCCGACGGTCGTGACGGCATCCCACGGCGTATCGCCCGGGATCGTGTGGAGCAACACTTGTGCGGGCGGCGCTGTGTGCCTGCTTGGCCGGATCGCCGCGAATCTGGCAGCCGACGCATCGAGGTAG
- a CDS encoding chloride channel protein produces MALAVVVGAGAGVGSVVFRWCIKTFTGLLSGHSDYSASPGASNPHVPWLGPYFVLLTPVIGGLLYGPLVNRFAKEARGHGAPEVMLAVAQRGGRISPKVAVVKTLASALTIGSGGSVGREGPIVQIGSALGSTLGRVTKATEGRTKLLVACGAAGGIAATFNAPLAGVFFAMELILGTFSAEAFGATVLASVTASIIGRASFGDVAFLNLPAFHVDHLAQYGLFALLGVVAAVVGMGFARILYMVEDACDWLWRGPEWLRPAVGGLALGLVLLALPQMYGVGYPVLEKATEGGYVVGFLLLLLVGKMLATSLTIGIGGSGGVFAPSLFIGAMLGSAYGIGVHDLIPGTAGAVGAYALIGMGATFSGAARAPITAVVILFELTGEYSIILPLMLAIVLATATSRLLSRDTIYTLKLRRRGIDLEGPAPGAAIGAQHVGSVMEPLPSALPATMSLADAADLLSLSGHGALPVVDDTGRYVGVVTAQAVAETLAEQPEGAPALVGQLAAPPAPVTADQPLAQALHTLLSAAGTGVPVLDAEQGKPVGWLSHQSALRAVHVTA; encoded by the coding sequence ATGGCGCTGGCCGTGGTGGTCGGCGCCGGAGCGGGCGTCGGTTCGGTCGTCTTCCGTTGGTGCATCAAGACCTTCACCGGTCTGCTGTCCGGTCACTCCGACTACTCCGCTTCCCCCGGCGCGAGCAATCCTCACGTGCCGTGGCTGGGCCCGTACTTCGTGCTGCTCACCCCCGTGATCGGCGGTCTGCTCTACGGCCCGCTCGTGAACCGGTTCGCCAAGGAGGCCCGTGGGCACGGTGCGCCGGAGGTGATGCTGGCCGTGGCCCAGCGCGGTGGGCGGATCAGCCCGAAGGTCGCCGTCGTCAAGACGCTGGCCTCCGCGCTGACCATCGGTTCCGGCGGCTCGGTGGGCCGCGAGGGGCCGATCGTGCAGATCGGCTCGGCGCTCGGCTCCACCCTCGGCCGCGTGACGAAGGCGACGGAGGGCCGTACGAAGCTCCTGGTCGCCTGCGGAGCGGCGGGCGGCATCGCGGCCACCTTCAACGCTCCCCTGGCCGGTGTCTTTTTCGCCATGGAACTGATCCTCGGTACTTTCAGCGCGGAAGCCTTCGGCGCGACCGTGCTGGCCAGCGTCACCGCGAGCATCATCGGACGCGCGTCCTTCGGCGACGTCGCCTTCCTGAACCTGCCCGCCTTCCACGTCGACCACCTCGCCCAGTACGGGCTGTTCGCCCTCCTCGGCGTGGTCGCCGCCGTGGTCGGGATGGGCTTCGCCCGCATCCTGTACATGGTCGAGGACGCCTGCGACTGGCTGTGGCGCGGCCCGGAGTGGCTGCGCCCCGCGGTCGGCGGACTGGCGCTCGGCCTGGTGCTGCTGGCCCTGCCTCAGATGTACGGCGTCGGCTACCCCGTGCTAGAGAAGGCCACGGAGGGCGGCTACGTGGTCGGCTTCCTGCTCCTGCTCCTGGTCGGCAAGATGCTGGCGACCAGCCTGACCATCGGCATCGGCGGCTCCGGCGGTGTCTTCGCGCCCAGCCTGTTCATCGGCGCGATGCTCGGCTCGGCCTACGGCATCGGCGTCCATGACCTGATACCCGGCACGGCCGGCGCGGTGGGCGCGTACGCCCTGATCGGTATGGGGGCGACCTTCTCCGGCGCGGCCCGGGCGCCGATCACCGCCGTGGTCATCCTGTTCGAGCTGACCGGCGAGTACTCGATCATCCTGCCCCTGATGCTGGCCATCGTGCTGGCCACCGCCACGAGCCGCCTGCTCTCCCGCGACACCATCTACACCCTCAAGCTGCGCCGTCGCGGCATCGACCTCGAAGGCCCGGCCCCCGGGGCGGCGATCGGCGCCCAGCACGTCGGCAGCGTCATGGAACCGCTCCCCTCCGCCCTGCCCGCGACCATGTCCCTGGCCGACGCTGCCGACCTGCTCAGCCTCTCGGGCCACGGCGCCCTCCCCGTCGTGGACGACACCGGCCGGTACGTCGGCGTCGTCACGGCGCAGGCGGTGGCCGAGACGCTCGCGGAACAGCCGGAAGGCGCCCCGGCACTGGTCGGACAGCTCGCCGCGCCGCCCGCGCCGGTCACCGCCGACCAGCCCCTCGCACAGGCGCTGCACACTTTGCTGTCGGCCGCCGGGACCGGGGTGCCCGTGCTCGACGCCGAGCAGGGCAAGCCGGTGGGCTGGCTCAGCCACCAGAGCGCGTTGCGCGCGGTGCACGTGACCGCCTGA
- a CDS encoding helix-turn-helix domain-containing protein translates to MLVLSKPCTDPWLTAWHTRHHGTLAAALEADPFARGLVALLGSTKWIPEFIAGPPPGGMRTRIADELTVLSRATDDEVRAGLEKSLAHSWKQHDLSWLSGHRLAARVAGLLESVWAAHLAPDWPRRRALLERDVMYRAGLLAAYGWPRALQQMTRRSAWVGTDAIRFTHHEGSDLIVSDEGMFFVPVSCSTGSWLCSVPPNRYALVYPARGSAATSPPTKPTSALARLIGTGRAAILQELDQPATSTELAAQLGQSLGTIGGHLTVLRNADLITGARVGRRVVYRRTATGDLLAAQQPADTSPPETGQDPSMRSA, encoded by the coding sequence ATGCTCGTGCTCAGCAAGCCATGCACCGACCCCTGGCTGACCGCCTGGCACACCCGGCACCACGGCACCCTGGCCGCCGCTCTGGAGGCAGACCCCTTCGCCAGGGGCCTGGTCGCCCTCCTCGGCTCGACCAAGTGGATCCCCGAGTTCATCGCCGGCCCGCCCCCGGGCGGCATGCGCACACGCATCGCCGACGAACTGACCGTCCTGAGCCGTGCCACCGATGACGAGGTGCGCGCCGGGCTGGAGAAGTCACTCGCGCACAGCTGGAAACAGCACGACCTGAGCTGGCTGTCCGGACACAGACTCGCGGCGCGAGTGGCCGGCCTGCTCGAGTCGGTGTGGGCGGCGCATTTGGCTCCGGACTGGCCACGCCGCCGTGCACTGTTGGAAAGGGACGTCATGTACCGGGCGGGACTGCTGGCCGCTTACGGCTGGCCGCGCGCTCTGCAGCAGATGACCCGCCGCAGCGCATGGGTGGGCACCGACGCCATCCGCTTCACTCACCACGAGGGCTCCGACCTCATCGTGAGTGACGAGGGCATGTTCTTCGTGCCCGTCAGCTGCTCCACCGGCAGCTGGCTGTGCTCAGTACCACCGAACCGCTACGCCTTGGTCTACCCCGCCCGTGGAAGCGCCGCCACATCCCCGCCCACGAAACCCACGAGTGCCCTGGCACGGCTGATCGGTACGGGCCGGGCAGCGATCCTGCAGGAACTCGACCAGCCCGCCACCAGCACCGAACTCGCTGCTCAGCTGGGTCAGTCGCTCGGCACCATCGGCGGTCACCTCACCGTCCTGCGCAACGCGGACCTGATCACCGGAGCGCGCGTCGGCCGTCGCGTGGTCTACCGCCGTACCGCTACAGGCGATCTGCTGGCCGCGCAGCAGCCGGCCGACACCTCCCCGCCGGAGACCGGACAAGATCCCTCAATGCGTTCGGCATAG
- a CDS encoding FAD-dependent monooxygenase, with product MRVVICGAGIAGLALAGRLHNVLGWDVVVLEKEPRPRTDGYMIDFFGTGYDAAEAMGMLPSLEELSYQVSEAALVDENGECRVGLRYDRFARFLNGRLLSIMRPDLELALRERLSLAVRLRFGVGPAHVDVRPDGVRVTLTDGDSIDADLLVGADGIHSTVRALVFGEEARYVHHLGYHTAAFTFDDPETHAEVGDRFCLTDTVGRQMGLYALRDSTVAVFAVHRATDAPRPTDVQAALRHEYGTLGWLGPRVLANCPPSSRIYYDHVAQTTLPAWSRGRVVLVGDACQAVSLLAAQGASLAIGAAYVLADQLARTSHIEDALHGYERLWRPVITHKQRTARRVARWFVPESPRHLRIRRTALRLSNLPGAQRLAGISLTGRQGPPLRRLASVPSWVTENRGSSAVREGAGPGRS from the coding sequence GTGAGGGTCGTCATCTGTGGGGCCGGGATCGCGGGACTCGCGCTGGCCGGCCGGCTGCACAACGTGCTCGGCTGGGACGTCGTGGTCCTGGAGAAGGAGCCGCGGCCTCGCACCGACGGTTACATGATCGACTTCTTCGGGACCGGATACGACGCCGCCGAGGCCATGGGCATGCTGCCCTCCCTGGAGGAGCTGAGCTATCAGGTTTCCGAGGCGGCCCTCGTGGACGAGAACGGCGAGTGCCGGGTCGGGCTCCGCTACGACCGCTTCGCCCGCTTCCTGAACGGGCGCCTGCTGAGCATCATGCGGCCCGACCTCGAACTCGCCCTGCGGGAGCGGCTGTCCCTCGCGGTGCGTCTGCGCTTCGGCGTGGGGCCGGCCCACGTCGATGTCCGGCCGGACGGAGTGCGCGTCACCCTCACCGACGGCGACAGCATCGACGCCGACCTGCTCGTCGGCGCCGACGGCATCCACTCCACCGTGCGCGCCCTGGTCTTCGGCGAGGAGGCGCGGTACGTCCACCATCTCGGCTACCACACCGCCGCGTTCACCTTCGACGACCCCGAGACGCACGCGGAAGTGGGCGACCGGTTCTGCCTCACCGACACCGTCGGCCGGCAGATGGGGCTGTACGCGCTGCGCGACAGCACGGTCGCCGTGTTCGCCGTGCACCGCGCCACCGACGCCCCTCGCCCCACGGACGTTCAGGCGGCGCTGCGCCACGAGTACGGCACGCTAGGCTGGCTCGGACCTCGCGTCCTGGCGAACTGCCCGCCATCTTCCCGGATTTACTACGACCATGTCGCACAGACGACCCTCCCGGCCTGGAGCCGCGGCCGGGTCGTCCTGGTCGGAGACGCCTGCCAGGCAGTCTCCCTCCTCGCCGCACAAGGCGCCTCCCTGGCGATCGGCGCCGCATACGTCCTGGCCGACCAACTCGCCCGCACCTCCCACATCGAGGACGCACTACACGGCTACGAACGGCTCTGGCGGCCCGTCATCACGCACAAGCAGCGCACCGCCCGGCGAGTCGCCCGCTGGTTCGTACCCGAATCACCACGACACCTGCGGATCCGCCGGACCGCCCTCCGGCTTTCCAACCTGCCCGGTGCGCAACGCCTCGCCGGCATCTCGCTCACAGGAAGGCAGGGACCACCTCTGCGTCGACTCGCCTCGGTTCCGTCGTGGGTGACCGAGAACCGTGGCTCCAGCGCCGTCCGGGAGGGAGCAGGCCCGGGCAGATCGTGA
- a CDS encoding class I SAM-dependent methyltransferase: MTRELARMDGMMSHTTTAGGELDPVVESVAVYSDHAGAYAAVHAPKMADRVERFAGSLPAPSLILDAGCGPGRDLARFRAYGHVARGVDLNPVSVTMANTHAPTSQCDLREAGTQFPAGTFDGVWASASLVHLDAVETVDVLGQFAALLRPGGKLYVCLKATGHTGWLDEPDGRRWYTVWDPDVFATAVTGAGFEVDRVDPGPYVEVWATRNG, from the coding sequence GTGACGCGGGAGCTGGCCAGGATGGACGGGATGATGTCCCACACCACGACCGCCGGCGGAGAGCTGGACCCTGTCGTTGAGTCGGTCGCCGTCTACAGCGACCACGCCGGCGCATACGCGGCTGTGCATGCTCCGAAGATGGCGGATCGTGTCGAGCGGTTCGCGGGCTCTTTGCCAGCGCCTTCGTTGATCCTCGACGCCGGATGCGGTCCGGGCCGCGACCTCGCGAGGTTCCGGGCGTACGGGCATGTGGCGCGCGGCGTCGACCTGAACCCGGTCTCCGTGACGATGGCCAACACGCACGCGCCCACATCGCAGTGCGATCTGCGTGAGGCCGGGACGCAGTTCCCGGCCGGAACGTTCGACGGCGTCTGGGCGTCCGCCTCCCTTGTCCACCTCGATGCGGTGGAGACGGTGGACGTGCTTGGGCAGTTCGCGGCGCTGCTGCGGCCCGGCGGCAAGCTGTACGTGTGTCTCAAAGCAACCGGGCACACGGGCTGGCTCGACGAACCTGACGGAAGACGGTGGTACACCGTCTGGGATCCGGACGTGTTCGCCACCGCCGTGACGGGGGCGGGCTTCGAGGTCGACCGGGTGGATCCGGGCCCGTACGTCGAGGTGTGGGCCACCCGCAACGGCTGA
- a CDS encoding glycoside hydrolase family 15 protein, which translates to MSARPIGDHALLSDCRSAALVTSDGSVDWLCVPRFDSPAIFARLLDEDAGHWSIRPVTGAVDISRRYVGDTLVLETAFRTTGGTAVLRDALALGRRERGHALGTASPGMLLRQITCTEGRVDIEISYAPRPEFGLVHPVLSAVPGGLAAYGGAHVLLLSSPVDLRMSGSTAHGRIPLSAGHRLAFALHVGTAWEREPAAWRTRRIRRRMSDTVEGWRSWSKLHRGYVGPWQDEVSHSGRVLRALTFAPTGAIVAAATTSLPEKTGGMRNWDYRYTWVRDASFTIQALATAACEKEKNRFFGFLARAAATQLDRGADLQIMYGIGGERDLSERPLPHLTGWRNSSPVRIGNDAWRQRQLDVYGELLDAAAQTLPPDEPLDPSTRTFLLQAAETAAQRWTQPDQGIWERRGPSRHFLHSKLMCWVALDRAISLAPALQADEHLPHWQHERDQIRQAIEQRGWNPDLGAFTQAFDTDDLDASALMLPIVGFLPPHDPRIRSTVQAVATHLTDHNGLVRRYLTDELQEEEGTFLLCTFWLAQALALTGHTTRARHAFQTALAHANDLGLLAEETDSTTAEALGNFPQAFSHIGLINAARAIRDAERQEIHA; encoded by the coding sequence ATGAGTGCGCGACCGATCGGTGACCACGCCCTGCTGTCAGACTGCCGCTCGGCCGCGCTGGTGACCTCCGACGGCTCGGTGGACTGGCTGTGCGTGCCCCGGTTCGACAGCCCGGCGATCTTCGCCCGGCTCCTCGACGAGGACGCCGGCCACTGGTCCATCCGCCCTGTCACCGGCGCGGTCGACATCAGCCGCCGTTACGTCGGGGACACCCTCGTTCTGGAGACGGCCTTCCGCACGACCGGGGGCACGGCAGTCCTGCGGGATGCCCTTGCCCTGGGACGGCGCGAACGCGGGCACGCGCTCGGCACCGCTTCCCCCGGAATGCTGCTGCGGCAGATCACCTGCACCGAAGGGCGGGTGGATATCGAGATCTCCTACGCGCCGCGCCCGGAGTTCGGACTCGTCCATCCAGTCCTCTCAGCCGTGCCGGGTGGGCTTGCGGCGTACGGTGGCGCCCATGTTTTGCTGCTGTCGAGCCCTGTCGACCTGCGGATGAGCGGCTCCACGGCCCACGGCCGAATCCCGCTTTCGGCGGGGCACCGCCTCGCCTTCGCCCTGCACGTCGGGACGGCGTGGGAGAGGGAGCCGGCGGCCTGGCGGACGCGACGGATCCGGCGTCGCATGTCCGACACCGTCGAAGGCTGGCGCTCCTGGTCCAAGCTCCACCGCGGCTACGTCGGCCCCTGGCAGGACGAAGTGAGCCACAGTGGACGCGTGCTGCGGGCCCTGACCTTCGCACCCACCGGGGCCATCGTCGCCGCGGCCACCACCTCTCTGCCCGAGAAGACGGGCGGAATGCGCAACTGGGACTACCGCTACACATGGGTCCGCGACGCCAGCTTTACCATTCAGGCACTGGCCACGGCCGCCTGCGAGAAGGAGAAGAACCGGTTCTTCGGCTTCCTCGCCCGGGCCGCGGCAACCCAACTCGACCGCGGCGCCGACCTGCAGATCATGTACGGCATCGGCGGAGAACGTGATCTGAGCGAGCGGCCCCTGCCTCACCTGACCGGCTGGCGCAACAGCAGCCCCGTTCGGATCGGCAACGACGCCTGGCGCCAACGCCAACTCGACGTCTACGGCGAACTCCTCGACGCCGCAGCCCAGACCCTTCCACCCGATGAGCCTCTCGACCCATCCACCCGCACCTTCCTGCTCCAGGCAGCCGAGACAGCCGCCCAGCGGTGGACCCAACCGGATCAAGGCATCTGGGAAAGACGCGGACCCAGCAGACACTTCCTCCACTCGAAACTGATGTGCTGGGTCGCCCTGGACCGCGCCATCAGCCTGGCCCCTGCCCTCCAGGCCGACGAACACCTGCCCCACTGGCAGCACGAGCGCGACCAGATCCGCCAAGCCATCGAACAACGCGGCTGGAACCCCGACCTGGGCGCCTTCACCCAGGCATTCGACACCGACGACCTCGACGCCTCCGCACTGATGCTGCCCATCGTCGGCTTCCTGCCACCACACGACCCCCGCATCCGGTCCACCGTGCAGGCCGTCGCCACCCACCTGACCGACCACAACGGCCTGGTCCGCCGCTACCTCACCGACGAACTACAGGAAGAAGAAGGCACCTTCCTGCTGTGCACCTTCTGGCTTGCCCAAGCCCTCGCCCTCACCGGCCACACCACCCGTGCACGACACGCCTTCCAAACCGCCCTCGCACACGCCAACGACCTCGGCCTGCTGGCCGAGGAGACCGACTCCACCACAGCAGAGGCCCTCGGCAACTTCCCCCAAGCCTTCAGCCACATCGGGCTCATCAACGCCGCTCGCGCCATCCGCGATGCCGAGCGACAGGAAATACACGCCTAG
- a CDS encoding NAD(P)/FAD-dependent oxidoreductase has product MKHRIVVLGAGYAGAFAAGNLARRLSPADTEITVVNAVPDFVERMRLHQLAIGQDVAFRQLDDVFAGTGVRLRLARVAGVDPEHRTVAMTGENGDGELAYDTLLYALGSSVADHGVPGVAEYAFEVTGLSSALRLRARLAGLGESGTVLVVGEGLTGIETATEFAESRPDLSVALAARGELGAWLSPRARRHLRLAFERLGITVHEHTGIEAVEPTRAIAADGTSIPADVTVWSAGFAVHPIAAASGLEVSETGQIVVDRTMRSLSHPDVYAAGDSAYAIGENGRPLPMSCASAGYTNMQATAAIIARLRGSEVPTTGLKYYGNHISLGRRDAIFQMVDGDAVSKSWYLGGRSAARLKSGVLKGAGWGIAHPTFGMPKRRRRLANAPDRAGVRAAA; this is encoded by the coding sequence ATGAAGCACCGGATCGTGGTACTCGGCGCCGGATACGCCGGGGCCTTCGCCGCCGGAAACCTGGCCCGCCGGCTCTCTCCGGCCGACACCGAGATCACTGTCGTCAACGCCGTACCCGACTTCGTGGAGCGGATGCGGCTCCACCAGCTCGCGATCGGTCAGGACGTCGCGTTCCGCCAGCTCGACGACGTATTCGCGGGCACCGGGGTGCGGCTGCGCCTGGCGCGCGTCGCCGGCGTCGACCCCGAGCACAGGACCGTCGCCATGACCGGCGAGAACGGCGACGGTGAGCTCGCGTACGACACACTTCTCTACGCGCTCGGCAGCTCCGTAGCCGACCATGGCGTCCCCGGAGTGGCCGAGTACGCCTTCGAAGTGACCGGCCTGTCCTCGGCGCTGCGTCTGCGTGCGCGCCTGGCCGGACTGGGTGAGAGCGGCACCGTGTTGGTCGTCGGTGAGGGGTTGACCGGCATCGAGACTGCCACCGAGTTCGCCGAGTCCCGGCCCGACCTCTCAGTCGCGCTCGCGGCCCGCGGCGAGCTGGGCGCCTGGCTCTCCCCGAGGGCCCGCCGTCACCTGCGCCTGGCCTTCGAGCGGCTCGGCATCACCGTCCACGAGCACACCGGCATCGAAGCCGTCGAGCCGACACGGGCGATCGCCGCCGACGGTACGTCCATCCCGGCCGACGTGACCGTGTGGTCGGCCGGGTTCGCCGTGCACCCCATCGCAGCCGCCAGCGGCCTGGAGGTATCCGAGACCGGCCAGATCGTCGTCGACCGCACCATGCGCTCCCTCTCGCACCCGGACGTCTACGCCGCCGGTGACAGCGCCTACGCGATCGGCGAGAACGGCCGGCCATTGCCGATGTCCTGCGCCTCGGCCGGCTACACCAACATGCAGGCGACCGCCGCGATCATCGCGCGCCTGAGGGGCAGCGAGGTCCCGACGACCGGGCTGAAGTACTACGGCAACCACATCAGCCTCGGGCGGCGGGACGCGATCTTCCAGATGGTGGACGGGGACGCCGTCTCGAAGTCCTGGTACCTGGGCGGCCGGAGCGCCGCGCGGCTCAAGTCGGGCGTGCTCAAGGGGGCCGGGTGGGGCATCGCCCACCCGACCTTCGGCATGCCCAAGCGCAGGCGTCGCCTGGCCAACGCGCCTGACCGGGCCGGTGTGAGGGCCGCCGCATAG